A genomic stretch from Arvicanthis niloticus isolate mArvNil1 chromosome 12, mArvNil1.pat.X, whole genome shotgun sequence includes:
- the LOC117717986 gene encoding olfactory receptor 2AJ1-like isoform X1 produces MRLHATVTVWEIFYRYCNSAVTGKKGRDMMEHKNYTLNSDFILLGLFSSSKTSLVFFSFVFFIFIMTITENTLMILLIHRDSRLHTPMYFLLSHLSFMDILHISNIVPKMIADFLSGSKTISFVGCGFQIFLSLTLLGGECLLLAAMSYDRYVAICHPLRYPMLMRDNSSGLLASGSWLVGILNSIVHTAFVLHFPFCHSRAIDHFFCEVPAMLKLSCIDTTHYERGVYVSGIIFLLIPFSMISISYVQILLTVFQMQSSGARQKSLSTCLFHMVVVVMYYGPFIFTYMRPRSYHTPGQDKFLAIFYTILTPTLNPIIYSFRNKDVLMAVKNIVQSKILNKTE; encoded by the exons ctacTGTTACTGTATGGGAAATTTTTTATAGGTATTGTAATTCAGCTGTAACAG GTAAAAAAGGAAGAGATATGATGGAACATAAGAACTACACTCTCAACAGTGACTTCATCCTCTTGGgactgttttcttcttccaagaCAAGCTTagtgtttttctcatttgtatttttcatttttattatgactataacAGAAAATACCCTCATGATCCTCCTAATCCACAGGGATTCTCGACTCCATACCCCAATGTATTTCCTGCTCAGTCATCTCTCCTTCATGGATATCTTGCACATTTCCAATATTGTTCCTAAAATGATTGCTGACTTCCTCTCAGGCAGCAAAACTATTTCCTTTGTAGGCTGTGGTTTCCAGATATTTCTGTCCCTCACCTTGCTAGGTGGTGAGTGCCTTCTCCTGGCAGCCATGTCCTATGATCGATATGTGGCCATATGTCACCCACTTCGCTACCCTATGCTGATGAGGGATAACTCCAGTGGGCTCCTGGCTTCAGGCTCCTGGCTGGTGGGGATCCTCAATTCCATAGTACACACAGCTTTTGTACTCCATTTTCCCTTCTGTCACTCAAGGGCCATTGATCACTTTTTCTGTGAAGTCCCTGCCATGTTGAAGTTGTCATGTATAGACACAACACACTATGAGCGAGGAGTTTATGTGAGTGGCATTATTTTTCTGCTGATCCCATTTTCCATGATCTCTATATCTTATGTGCAAATTCTTCTCACTGTCTTCCAAATGCAATCATCAGGGGCCCGGCAAAAGTCCTTATCCACCTGTTTATTCCACATGGTTGTTGTTGTAATGTACTATGGGCCATTCATTTTCACTTATATGAGACCCCGGTCATACCACACTCCAGGTCAGGATAAGTTTCTGGCAATATTCTACACCATCCTGACACCCACACTCAACCCCATTATCTACAGCTTTCGAAATAAAGATGTCCTCATGGCTGTAAAAAACATAGTTCAAAGCAAAATTTTGAATAAAACTGAATAG
- the LOC117717986 gene encoding olfactory receptor 2AJ1-like isoform X2, which translates to MMEHKNYTLNSDFILLGLFSSSKTSLVFFSFVFFIFIMTITENTLMILLIHRDSRLHTPMYFLLSHLSFMDILHISNIVPKMIADFLSGSKTISFVGCGFQIFLSLTLLGGECLLLAAMSYDRYVAICHPLRYPMLMRDNSSGLLASGSWLVGILNSIVHTAFVLHFPFCHSRAIDHFFCEVPAMLKLSCIDTTHYERGVYVSGIIFLLIPFSMISISYVQILLTVFQMQSSGARQKSLSTCLFHMVVVVMYYGPFIFTYMRPRSYHTPGQDKFLAIFYTILTPTLNPIIYSFRNKDVLMAVKNIVQSKILNKTE; encoded by the coding sequence ATGATGGAACATAAGAACTACACTCTCAACAGTGACTTCATCCTCTTGGgactgttttcttcttccaagaCAAGCTTagtgtttttctcatttgtatttttcatttttattatgactataacAGAAAATACCCTCATGATCCTCCTAATCCACAGGGATTCTCGACTCCATACCCCAATGTATTTCCTGCTCAGTCATCTCTCCTTCATGGATATCTTGCACATTTCCAATATTGTTCCTAAAATGATTGCTGACTTCCTCTCAGGCAGCAAAACTATTTCCTTTGTAGGCTGTGGTTTCCAGATATTTCTGTCCCTCACCTTGCTAGGTGGTGAGTGCCTTCTCCTGGCAGCCATGTCCTATGATCGATATGTGGCCATATGTCACCCACTTCGCTACCCTATGCTGATGAGGGATAACTCCAGTGGGCTCCTGGCTTCAGGCTCCTGGCTGGTGGGGATCCTCAATTCCATAGTACACACAGCTTTTGTACTCCATTTTCCCTTCTGTCACTCAAGGGCCATTGATCACTTTTTCTGTGAAGTCCCTGCCATGTTGAAGTTGTCATGTATAGACACAACACACTATGAGCGAGGAGTTTATGTGAGTGGCATTATTTTTCTGCTGATCCCATTTTCCATGATCTCTATATCTTATGTGCAAATTCTTCTCACTGTCTTCCAAATGCAATCATCAGGGGCCCGGCAAAAGTCCTTATCCACCTGTTTATTCCACATGGTTGTTGTTGTAATGTACTATGGGCCATTCATTTTCACTTATATGAGACCCCGGTCATACCACACTCCAGGTCAGGATAAGTTTCTGGCAATATTCTACACCATCCTGACACCCACACTCAACCCCATTATCTACAGCTTTCGAAATAAAGATGTCCTCATGGCTGTAAAAAACATAGTTCAAAGCAAAATTTTGAATAAAACTGAATAG